From Zingiber officinale cultivar Zhangliang chromosome 5B, Zo_v1.1, whole genome shotgun sequence, the proteins below share one genomic window:
- the LOC121987778 gene encoding uncharacterized protein LOC121987778, with the protein MKNEKPQRKKSIAKRSNPVLPSNVPRSLHLLYCYSMRVLDSPEKTISIIFYHDFFDHEYELLVNIEDITPFYELESISANCLVAYMWFLFKKMKKENKVDKFRFVDPQTLPVHVVSFRITHLIYVPVSDCLRIMK; encoded by the exons ATGAAAAATGAG AAGCCTCAAAGGAAGAAAAGTATTGCAAAAAGAAGTAATCCTGTCTTGCCATCAAATGTGCCACGGTCATTACATTTATTGTACTGTTACTCTATGCGTGTTTTGGACAGCCCTGAAAAAACtatatcaattattttttatcatgatttctttgaccATGAGTACGAACTGCTAGTGAACATTGAAGATATCACACCTTTTTATGAGTTGGAGTCAATATCTGCTAATTGTCTGGTTGCTTACATGTG gtttctcttcaaaaagatgaaaaaagaaaacaaggttgataagttcagatttgtggatccacaaacaCTTCCAGTACATGTGGTAAGTTTTCGCATCACTCATTTAATCTATGTGCCTGTTAGTGATTGCTTGAGAATAATGAAATGA